From the genome of Anopheles cruzii unplaced genomic scaffold, idAnoCruzAS_RS32_06 scaffold03478_ctg1, whole genome shotgun sequence:
TTCTTGGCAGCACGCAGAATCGGGAACTTGTCGCCGTAACATACACCACGGAAATCATCCATCGCCAGATCGTTGATAGAAATTCCGCCCAATCCCTTCGCCTTCACGTACGCCGCCTTATTGCCAGCGCTCTCGGGATCCTCATACGACAGCCAGATACCGTGTTCTTCGTTCTCGTCCGGAATACGGAATGCATACGGACCAAAGCGCTTGCTGAAATCGTTTATCTTACGCAGCGGGTAATCGGCACCCTGCATGTTAGCGTTGGTTGGATTAGGCAGCAAGGCGCACACTTCACCGAAGCTATAGTATCCGGGTATTTGCGTGTGAAGCCCAGCCGGTGAAGGACCGTCGGCGCGAATCGGAGGCCTGCCGGTTATGCCCGACTCTTCCGTCAGTTTCCAGCCACGGCCGTAAGTGGCCAAGCCAACGACAATCTTATCCAGCGGAGTTCCAGCCGAATGCCACGCTTTCACCTTGGCCTGCACGTTATTGCCCTCGGCCCGTTCCGATGGTTCATAGATCGGCGCCGTGTAGTCAGCTTCCTTGGGGTTTCGTTCCGGAGTTTGCTGATCGTACGCGGCAATATTGATGTACTCAAAATTATCCTTCAGCAGCGGAATGTTCAGGAAAACTGATTCATTGACATGCGGCAGTTGGGTGAAGCCCACTCGGAACTTATCATGCACGAATGCGTTGTTCAAGTCGCGAACCAGTGCAGTAAATTCCTCACGATGTTCTTCCGCCTTCGGGTCCAGGATGCTGTC
Proteins encoded in this window:
- the LOC128277030 gene encoding chitinase-like protein Idgf4; amino-acid sequence: KPFEKYLTLLESAGSRTAFINSAYTLLKTYDFDGLDLAWQFPQSKPKRVRGLSGKLWHGFKKLFTGDSILDPKAEEHREEFTALVRDLNNAFVHDKFRVGFTQLPHVNESVFLNIPLLKDNFEYINIAAYDQQTPERNPKEADYTAPIYEPSERAEGNNVQAKVKAWHSAGTPLDKIVVGLATYGRGWKLTEESGITGRPPIRADGPSPAGLHTQIPGYYSFGEVCALLPNPTNANMQGADYPLRKINDFSKRFGPYAFRIPDENEEHGIWLSYEDPESAGNKAAYVKAKGLGGISINDLAMDDFRGVCYGDKFPILRAAKNAGKVTLVDIGEALPFCTHLLYGYAGIDVNTHRIRALNEDLDLDSGKGHFRAATELKNKFPGLKVFLSIGAYYDLNEENHSLKYLSLLESDETRATFIESARTLLKTHNFDGLDLAWQLPQSKPKPFTDSIVDEKAAEHREGFTSLV